A single genomic interval of Helianthus annuus cultivar XRQ/B chromosome 6, HanXRQr2.0-SUNRISE, whole genome shotgun sequence harbors:
- the LOC118479642 gene encoding uncharacterized protein LOC118479642 → MGALKDLARSFSRLTQEEVDLFCLEYGIDKQFNPTAPACDAPVDKPIPGFIALYCRHFEWSNLRYPFSFFVLNLLEYYRVSFGQVHPKGMARVLHFEVLCRALGYDPSLLLFRRFFRLAKNGDWFTFENTKVDTCLVSSMVTTLGSWKNTFFWVSESIIPFKMVWRHPDAVLNDPEPSESDLNDAFLSAIRGCPSRVRPFPEHLLVLLGVSNIWAKVDRDPVLMRNGLVMSALDFIKSDDTSDVVFEDAPTVPGENVVVRTSEQRFEGSGYVSVANAKGFTKSNVPKPSTRRLSRRLLKAAPQSTSTEPVDLSDDIEASEDQAEVEVEKEKELVVRGKKVRGKKGVAAPVQESSSRDVEGLNPEGTYVPTWLVKNDDTFKDAAADREALSVQQKAFREEKEGLKASVGQVTADNQWLIEHGFQQVVTYLLHSKEFNSALGDVYTKLLNLGKHQGLTAGYKLHESGQPLEKSPMFRPEASDVFKASVEQMERLTYPFIHEVCAEVLGSLSKKRSYSGDSDDTLSSLPETSKDAGLETSAVGGEEVVKVKKTKKAKKSKGEGFGDP, encoded by the exons atgggtgcccttaaggatttagcgaggTCATTTTCTCGGTTGACACAAGAGGAGGTAGACCTGTTTTGCCTTGAATATGGTATCGATAAACAGTTTAATCCGACCGCCCCTGCTTGCGATGCTCCCGTTGACAAACCGATTCCTGGTTTTATTGCTTTGTATTGTCGGCATTTTGAGTGGTctaatcttcgttaccctttttcgttTTTTGTTCTAAATTTGCTTGAATATTATCGAGTGTCTTTTGGGCAAGTACATCCGAAaggaatggctagggttttgcactttgaagtgCTGTGTCGTGCTTTAGGTTATGATCCTTCATTGTTGCTCTTTCGGAGGTTCTTCCGGTTAGCcaaaaatggtgattggtttacttttgagaacacaaaggttgatacttgtctTGTTTCATCCATGGTTACAACCCTTGGATCATGGAAGAATacgtttttctgggtttctgaatccattattcctttcaaaatggtgtggaggcatccggatgctgttctcaacgATCCGGAGCCTTCCGAGTCTGATTTGAATGATGCCtttctttcagccattcgggggtgcccttcgagggttcgcccttttcccgaacatttgttagtgcttttaggggttagtaatatttgggcaAAAGTTGATCGGGATCCGGTGTTGATGAGAAATGGCCTTG ttatgtctgctttggacttcaTCAAGAGTGACGATACGTCCGATGTGGTTTTTGAAGATGCTCCGACTGTTCCTGGTGAAAATGTTGTTGTGAGGACCTCTGAGCAGAGGTTTGAGGGTTCAGGTTATGTCAGTGTTGCAAATGCGAAGGGTTTTACCAAGTCCAATGTTCCCAAGCCTTCAACTCGCCGGTTATCTCGTCGTTTACTGAAAGctgctcctcaatccacttccactgagccagtggatttgaGTGATGATATCGAGGCTTCTGAGGATCAGGCTGAAGTGGAGGTGGAGAAGGAGAAGGAATTAGTTGTGCGTGGTAAGAAGGTTCGAGGGAAGAAGGGTGTTGCTGCCCCTGTTCAAGAATCATCGAGCAGagacgttgaagggttgaaccCTGAGGGCACTTATGTGCCTACTTGGTTGGTTAAGAATGATGACACTTTtaaggatgctgct GCTGACCGAGAGGCCTTATCTGTCCAGCAGaaggcttttcgtgaagaaaaggaGGGGTTGAAGGCTTCCGTTGGTCAGGTGACTGCGGATAATCAGTGGTTGATCGAGCATGGGTTTCAGCAGGTTGTGACTTATCTTTTGCACTCTAAGgaatttaactctgcccttggtgatgtttacacaaaGCTGCTGAACCTGGGGAAGCATCAAGGCCTTACTGCTGGCTATAAACTTCATGAATCTGGGCAACCTTTGGAGAAATCACCCATGTTTCGCCCTGAGGCTTCTGATGTCTTcaaggcttctgttgagcagatggagaggctaacctacccCTTTATTCATGAG gtttgtgctgaggttttgggttccTTGTCAAAGAAGAGGTCTTACTCCGGGGACAGTGATGATACCCTTTCGAGTCTGCCTGAAACCTCGAAAGATGCTGGTTTGGAAACCTCTGCAGTTGGTGGTGAAGAAGTTGTGAAGGTGAAGAAGACAAAGAAAGCTAAAAAGTCTAAGGGTGAAG gttttggggacCCTTAA
- the LOC110865997 gene encoding uncharacterized protein LOC110865997 isoform X2 encodes MAVSFDLQTFILRARVLKLYRQAIRVAKRAPAHSKGELMQTIRQEMEKNRDCNDKQKIRYLISEGIERLKGLGEMLDMQGR; translated from the exons ATGGCTGTCTCCTTTGATTTGCAGACATTCATTCTGCGTGCTCGGGTGTTGAAGCTGTATAGACAAGCTATAAGAGTTGCTAAAAGAGCACCTGCACACAGTAAAG GTGAACTGATGCAAACAATCAGACAAGAGATGGAGAAAAACAGGGATTGCAATGACAAACAGAAGATTCGTTACTTAATTAGCGAGGGAATAGAGAGACTGAAGGGTTTAGGTGAGATGCTTGATATGCAAGGCCGTTGA
- the LOC110865997 gene encoding uncharacterized protein LOC110865997 isoform X1, with protein MCRGESVMAVSFDLQTFILRARVLKLYRQAIRVAKRAPAHSKGELMQTIRQEMEKNRDCNDKQKIRYLISEGIERLKGLGEMLDMQGR; from the exons ATGTGCAG GGGTGAGTCGGTTATGGCTGTCTCCTTTGATTTGCAGACATTCATTCTGCGTGCTCGGGTGTTGAAGCTGTATAGACAAGCTATAAGAGTTGCTAAAAGAGCACCTGCACACAGTAAAG GTGAACTGATGCAAACAATCAGACAAGAGATGGAGAAAAACAGGGATTGCAATGACAAACAGAAGATTCGTTACTTAATTAGCGAGGGAATAGAGAGACTGAAGGGTTTAGGTGAGATGCTTGATATGCAAGGCCGTTGA
- the LOC110865996 gene encoding alpha-crystallin domain-containing protein 22.3, with the protein MAAPNGSHVDWADQVPIAAAPLNSVPYTGPPLDPSQQTEVDLTLKNQPAMVYLPQPTSAKELNDVLSVAKNGFAASGSAASGIGPLIGSFDIFESDDGFLFRVALPGVVKNEQFKCDIQTDGTITINGVTNTGEKKVNAHNMVFEMHTQNLCPPGDFSVTFVLPAHVDPSTVEHVLDNGVLEGVVKKKAA; encoded by the exons ATCTCACGTGGATTGGGCTGATCAAGTTCCGATTGCTGCAGCTCCTCTCAACTCTGTCCCGTACACGGGCCCACCTCTAGATCCTTCCCAGCAGACTGAAGTCGACTTGACTTTAAAGAATCAGCCAGCCATGGTTTATCTGCCTCAACCAACCTCTGCGAAAGAACTAAACGACGTGTTATCTGTCGCCAAAAATGGATTTGCGGCTTCTGGCAGTGCAGCAAGTGGAATTGGACCACTTATTGGCTCATTTGACATTTTCGAATCTGATGACGGTTTCCTGTTTCGCGTTGCTCTTCCAGGTGTTGTGAAGAATGAAC AGTTTAAATGCGATATTCAGACGGATGGAACAATCACAATCAACGGAGTAACCAACACCGGAGAGAAAAAGGTCAACGCCCACAACATGGTGTTTGAGATGCACACACAGAACCTGTGTCCACCTGGAGACTTCTCGGTTACCTTTGTGTTGCCTGCACATGTTGACCCTTCAACCGTAGAGCACGTGTTGGATAACGGTGTTCTCGAGGGTGTTGTTAAGAAGAAAGCGGCTTGA